TTGCCTACGGAGAGGCTAATATTTATATTTTTACTCCGGATGGACTTTTATTAAAACGATGGAATAAGCCGAAAGAAGAGGAAAAGGATGGTTCGTTTGGCGCTATCAGCAGTATCGCGACTGATAGATATAGCAGCCATAAACAAAAGAGAATTTATGTAGGGGCCTATTCTTCAGGCCGTGTTTATGTCTTTGATAAAAATAGAAGGCTTCTTTTTACCTTTGGCAACCGGGGTGCTAACCTTGGAGAATTTTTGGATATTAATGGGATAGATGTTGATAGCGAAGGGAATATTTATGTCCTTGACGGCGCGTATGGCGCCTGTTCGGTATTCAACACGGATGGTAAATTTCTTTATCAGTTTGGGCATAAAGGAGAGATGGCAAAAACCCTGTATTTTTCGAAAGGTATCTTTATTGATAAAAATGATAAGATATACATTGGAAATGGAGCAAGAAATAATATTTTAGTTTGGGAAAAAGTTAAAAAATAATAGGAAATTAAAGTATGAGATTTAAAAAATTTGTGTTTTTAGTAATAATATTGCTGTTAAGCCGGATGGTTATAGCCAAGGGGCCGCATTTTGGCGGAGGTACATCAGTTGGTGACCCCGGTTACAGGTTAGAAACCACGTATGGAGCAGATAAATGCAAGCCATGTCATATTCCTCATAGCGCTAAAGGGGAAAGTAGATTATGGCCGGTAGGGGTAGATAGCTCAGGGGTCACTACAATCCAAAATTTGTGCACATATTGTCATAGTCAAGTAAAAACGGTTGACCTTGTAGATAGAGATGGTGATGGTTTTTATGATGGTTTGAATGATGCGCATGTTTTAACTCGCGCGCACGGCCAGAATGGCCCCAGATATTCTGATACTGATACAGCAAGCATAGATATATCAAGACGGTATGGGCCCGGACATTTATATCGGCATAGCGCAGAGCATGCTCCGCATCATGACAGTAATAAGGGAGATACAGTTCAAACCAGAGATGGCGATAGTACAATACAGGGTTATGGAGCAATATCCAACTATGATACAGGTTTTGGGTCAATGGCGGTCAGCGCGGATTCCAGTTCCGCTGATCAGGATTTTTCCAGACTATCCCGGCTTTCCTGTTTTTCATGTCATAATCCTCATGCTGATTATGTTTCCAGTTATATAAATCGAAGTGAAGATCCAAACGATTTGGATTCTATGAATACTTATGATTTTTCACAGGCTGATAATTATATTTTGAATTTGGTGGGTGATGTTAATTATAATACGACTTATTATGAATCCGTTGGTACATACCAGAAGAATTTGTATATTGGCAGGACGAGGCTGGTTTGTCTTGGGTGCCACTATGGCGGAACTGAGCCGGATTCAACTGGTTTTTATGATGCTCCGCTTTCACCGACAGTAATTGATGGGATTATCCCGCCGTTCCCGCCGGGCAGAAATCAAAGCCAGGGTAGAATGAATGTAACCGCGCACTATGATGGTAAATCAAAATGCATTTCCTGCCATCCCTGGGATTGGCCGCCGGCTAATTGTACCAGTTGTCATGGTTTTCCTCCGGTGGGTGCCAGTGGTTCGCCGCCATTAGATAGACATTATCCAAAGGATTATAATACGACTAATTTCCCTGCTTTTTCTGTAAAAGGGATAGGCGCGCATGAAACCCATGTAATAGGACAGGGGTATGATTGTGTTGTTTGTCATCGAACTTTTGCCGGGGATTTGCATAATAATGATACGGTCGATGTGCTTTTTGAGACAGCATTTGTTTCTATTGTGGAAACTACTGCTACATCAACCACTTATGTTACAGTGGACGTTAAGTTTCCTGGAGGAACAAGACTTTTAAATAGCGATACTTGTGAAATTACCGGAACGGGTGAAGGCAAAAGTATAAGATGTCTGGTAGCTTGTCATAATCCGATCCCGGGCGGAGGAAGTTTTGATAAGTGGGTTGCATGGCCGTCAGTACCTGTTGGTGAGAGGGGAACTCCTCCTTTGACGCCTTTGAACATTTCTTTTGTATGGCAAGATGTTTACAATGCTATTTCCTGTGTAGACTGTCACGATGGTTTG
Above is a window of Candidatus Margulisiibacteriota bacterium DNA encoding:
- a CDS encoding 6-bladed beta-propeller; translated protein: MQKINKVLLLAGLVFFCSSAYSQESTAQKQATTITEQDIPIKCTQVINLGFDAGPVAVDSKGNIYTTGGKGIKVYDKLGQLEFDFGLNDSVYVNKVYGKEMCGIGGIDIDEKDNIYISNAALVTVEVFTTAGEFKKKISFPPPPGKGMWAAEDIAVDSATIYTIAYGEANIYIFTPDGLLLKRWNKPKEEEKDGSFGAISSIATDRYSSHKQKRIYVGAYSSGRVYVFDKNRRLLFTFGNRGANLGEFLDINGIDVDSEGNIYVLDGAYGACSVFNTDGKFLYQFGHKGEMAKTLYFSKGIFIDKNDKIYIGNGARNNILVWEKVKK
- a CDS encoding cytochrome c3 family protein; this encodes MRFKKFVFLVIILLLSRMVIAKGPHFGGGTSVGDPGYRLETTYGADKCKPCHIPHSAKGESRLWPVGVDSSGVTTIQNLCTYCHSQVKTVDLVDRDGDGFYDGLNDAHVLTRAHGQNGPRYSDTDTASIDISRRYGPGHLYRHSAEHAPHHDSNKGDTVQTRDGDSTIQGYGAISNYDTGFGSMAVSADSSSADQDFSRLSRLSCFSCHNPHADYVSSYINRSEDPNDLDSMNTYDFSQADNYILNLVGDVNYNTTYYESVGTYQKNLYIGRTRLVCLGCHYGGTEPDSTGFYDAPLSPTVIDGIIPPFPPGRNQSQGRMNVTAHYDGKSKCISCHPWDWPPANCTSCHGFPPVGASGSPPLDRHYPKDYNTTNFPAFSVKGIGAHETHVIGQGYDCVVCHRTFAGDLHNNDTVDVLFETAFVSIVETTATSTTYVTVDVKFPGGTRLLNSDTCEITGTGEGKSIRCLVACHNPIPGGGSFDKWVAWPSVPVGERGTPPLTPLNISFVWQDVYNAISCVDCHDGL